A window of the Radiobacillus deserti genome harbors these coding sequences:
- a CDS encoding GNAT family N-acetyltransferase, whose translation MNQIIRPFREKDFTRIVELIEAENWSNLVSKQAEYREALLQSNPVLVATVEDKIVGYIRAITDQHISLYICELLVDPAYRKYGIGKELMNQAHALFPTTRVELLATSTSQTYYEQQNYQPFYGFRRAPKEMK comes from the coding sequence ATGAACCAGATAATTAGACCTTTTCGAGAAAAGGACTTCACACGGATAGTTGAACTTATCGAAGCTGAAAATTGGTCAAATCTTGTGAGCAAACAAGCCGAATATCGGGAAGCACTCCTCCAGTCAAACCCAGTACTAGTCGCGACTGTAGAAGATAAAATCGTCGGCTATATCCGGGCCATTACCGATCAGCACATTAGCTTATACATATGTGAACTCTTAGTCGATCCAGCATATCGAAAATATGGAATTGGTAAGGAGCTAATGAACCAAGCCCACGCTCTTTTTCCAACTACTCGCGTGGAGCTACTCGCCACTTCTACCTCGCAAACTTATTACGAGCAGCAGAATTATCAACCCTTTTACGGGTTTCGAAGAGCTCCGAAAGAAATGAAATAA
- a CDS encoding methyl-accepting chemotaxis protein, which produces MKKKFKGLTFKRKKKTGSIRNKLILSFVLILLIPSLTIGALSYYFSYKKVENTIHENAQTNVDLIDKEVTDLFKPKENDLRYLVKTIDSDMLESSDKEMVEMVLEQYKQQHSDVLNVYVGTTNGDMILKPDAELPSDFDPTERDWYQDALKNKGKMIITTPYTDVATNQIVITVAQATNDNSGVVGIDINLNKLDAFTSTMKVGHDGYVTVLDKQQNFLIHPTQERGAQAEGEWVSPLYNEKSGSFTYEFEGDSKWMHFTTNEITGWKIAGTMYTSEVMTASQDIMYSTIIIVVISFILSGVAIYFIIRSITKPLLSLTKSAEIISNGDLTEKIKVKSNDEIGRLANSFNEMVESIRSVVTSINESIEKVAASSEELTASAEQTSEATSHVAAAIDQISNGSEDTTQRITATSDSLDEVTKGVSRITESTSHVADLSRQTASNAKEGGKYVKDNYEQMKFIVESVTSSNEVIKGLATRSKEIGEIVGVISEIAEQTNLLALNAAIESARAGEHGKGFAVVANEVRVLAEKSHESAQTISNLIKSIQQDTDKSVSVMADVTTNAEEGLKLTEVTSRKFVEIIKQTQDISPQIDEVSATVEQISASIQEVNASANEIASVSQENASHSQQVAATTEEQLASMEEITSSAKSLAEMAEQLQELVRKFTI; this is translated from the coding sequence ATGAAAAAGAAGTTTAAAGGTTTAACATTCAAACGCAAGAAAAAAACTGGTAGTATTCGTAATAAGCTTATTCTTTCTTTCGTACTTATCTTACTCATTCCAAGTTTAACAATCGGAGCACTTTCCTATTACTTCTCCTATAAAAAGGTTGAAAATACAATTCATGAAAATGCTCAAACAAACGTAGACCTAATCGATAAAGAAGTAACCGATTTATTTAAACCGAAAGAAAATGATTTACGATATTTAGTAAAGACCATCGATTCAGATATGCTTGAATCAAGTGATAAAGAAATGGTTGAGATGGTGTTAGAGCAATACAAGCAACAACATTCCGATGTCTTAAATGTCTATGTCGGTACAACTAATGGTGATATGATACTAAAGCCAGATGCCGAGCTACCTTCCGATTTTGATCCAACTGAACGTGATTGGTATCAAGATGCCTTAAAAAACAAAGGGAAGATGATTATAACCACTCCTTATACTGATGTGGCGACAAATCAAATTGTCATTACAGTGGCACAAGCAACGAATGACAATTCAGGTGTCGTAGGAATTGACATTAATTTGAATAAACTCGATGCTTTTACTTCCACCATGAAGGTAGGACATGACGGATATGTAACCGTACTTGATAAACAACAAAATTTCCTAATTCACCCTACTCAGGAACGTGGTGCACAAGCCGAAGGGGAGTGGGTGTCACCACTTTACAACGAAAAGTCGGGTAGCTTCACATACGAATTTGAAGGTGACTCAAAATGGATGCATTTCACCACCAATGAAATTACGGGTTGGAAAATTGCCGGAACCATGTACACATCTGAAGTCATGACCGCTTCTCAAGATATTATGTACTCCACCATTATCATTGTTGTAATTTCTTTCATTCTCAGTGGGGTAGCCATTTACTTTATTATCCGCTCCATCACTAAGCCTTTACTTTCTCTAACAAAATCCGCGGAAATTATTAGCAATGGTGACTTAACTGAAAAAATCAAAGTAAAATCAAACGATGAAATTGGTAGACTAGCAAATAGTTTTAACGAGATGGTCGAATCGATTCGTTCTGTTGTGACAAGCATTAACGAATCGATTGAAAAGGTTGCTGCTTCCTCTGAGGAATTAACAGCTAGCGCAGAGCAAACATCTGAAGCTACATCTCACGTCGCAGCTGCGATTGATCAAATATCAAATGGCTCAGAAGATACTACACAACGTATTACAGCAACATCTGACTCTTTGGACGAAGTGACGAAAGGTGTCTCTCGTATTACAGAAAGTACATCCCATGTGGCAGATTTATCAAGACAAACCGCTTCTAATGCAAAAGAAGGCGGCAAATATGTGAAAGATAACTATGAGCAAATGAAATTCATCGTTGAATCTGTAACAAGTTCGAATGAAGTGATTAAAGGACTTGCAACCCGCTCGAAAGAAATCGGCGAGATTGTCGGGGTCATTAGTGAAATTGCAGAGCAAACAAACTTGCTTGCCTTAAACGCTGCTATTGAATCAGCACGTGCTGGGGAACATGGTAAAGGGTTTGCAGTCGTTGCTAACGAAGTCCGTGTATTAGCAGAAAAATCTCATGAATCTGCTCAAACGATTTCTAATTTAATTAAGAGCATTCAACAAGATACCGATAAATCCGTTTCCGTTATGGCAGACGTCACTACCAATGCAGAAGAAGGCTTGAAATTAACAGAAGTTACTTCGAGAAAATTTGTAGAGATTATAAAACAAACACAGGATATTAGTCCACAAATCGATGAAGTATCCGCAACTGTTGAACAAATCTCAGCTAGCATCCAAGAGGTTAATGCTTCCGCAAATGAGATTGCGTCCGTATCACAGGAAAATGCTTCTCATTCTCAGCAAGTTGCCGCAACTACAGAAGAGCAGCTTGCCTCTATGGAAGAAATCACTTCCAGTGCAAAATCACTTGCTGAAATGGCAGAGCAATTACAAGAATTAGTTCGTAAATTCACCATATAA
- a CDS encoding spore coat protein, which yields MMNYAAHELLETSEALRTKKAEIEQHGAFIHQTRDQHLKSILSKHQQQMITAYQQGINLLQGKGAQIPNQAPHFQPHNADVGLGAQATSSSAPMANTQTLSDQTMATLALNAHKSGAMLGMLWAGECVDPQLRTFHVNGAVLCQEMAYEIWTWMNQNGYYQPPTFSTTQTHQMAGMFQPMNQTGMNQMNYNQNPMQ from the coding sequence ATGATGAATTATGCAGCTCATGAACTATTAGAAACGTCAGAAGCATTACGAACAAAAAAAGCAGAAATTGAACAACACGGAGCATTTATCCACCAAACTAGGGATCAGCACTTGAAAAGTATCCTTTCCAAACATCAACAACAAATGATTACTGCTTACCAACAAGGTATTAATTTGTTGCAGGGTAAAGGGGCGCAAATACCAAATCAAGCTCCTCATTTCCAACCTCATAACGCGGATGTTGGATTAGGTGCTCAAGCTACTTCCTCTTCTGCTCCAATGGCAAACACACAAACGTTATCTGATCAGACAATGGCGACCCTTGCTTTGAACGCTCATAAATCTGGTGCGATGTTGGGTATGTTGTGGGCAGGTGAATGTGTAGATCCACAATTACGCACGTTTCACGTAAATGGTGCAGTTCTATGCCAAGAAATGGCTTATGAAATTTGGACTTGGATGAATCAAAATGGTTACTACCAACCACCAACATTTAGTACAACTCAAACCCATCAAATGGCTGGAATGTTCCAACCTATGAACCAAACGGGTATGAATCAAATGAATTACAATCAAAATCCAATGCAATAG
- a CDS encoding S-layer homology domain-containing protein — MVKRFNKSLVLLIVVLLFISIDTSKNNVHADSFSFKDVPTNKPYASAVYKLAERNIIGGYSDGTFKPSASITRGQAATIMAKILKLDTKNVKDPGFTDVSPDLWSYGAIAAAADKGIFNGYGNGSFGPNDSITRAQMASILIKAFDFNYYSYNTNNYDSAFQPFFDIKNVFSHRDSIHTLHKLGIVSGTSPHTYSPNKAITRAQAAVLITKAEKVRSETITLQASDYDWSYFTGYDDYHDLFDGEKNEKEVIVRVIPNRTTKDTLQLVPIKEGTQKLSLTGEYDFPTGEKSEKGLKYYVHVNSDNGKLTVNFEETNDVIPAPTFLKVKQTSIENIKLETMDGTLVNSSLKYEVTKKSEYEKVVSIPVVKTGELIATVTYTDGTSNRYGILSTLSLAQFYPRTGVIKESNNVTVDLSEKQGNFTKYELQKNSGIIEVTRDGNTNVFHITGLKDGYEFIKFPNSDNTKEGEILGLDVYVKTIGKIVNLEIDTFNYDDQFR; from the coding sequence ATGGTAAAAAGATTTAATAAATCGCTAGTACTATTGATCGTCGTCCTGTTGTTTATTAGTATAGACACATCAAAAAATAACGTACATGCTGATTCCTTTTCTTTTAAGGATGTTCCAACTAATAAACCATATGCTAGCGCTGTGTATAAGCTTGCAGAACGCAACATAATCGGAGGATATAGTGATGGAACCTTTAAACCTAGTGCCTCTATTACTCGTGGACAAGCAGCTACTATCATGGCAAAAATACTAAAACTAGACACAAAAAATGTAAAGGACCCAGGATTTACTGATGTTTCACCTGACTTATGGAGTTACGGAGCTATCGCAGCTGCAGCTGATAAAGGAATATTTAACGGTTATGGGAATGGGAGTTTCGGGCCAAACGATTCGATTACACGTGCTCAAATGGCTTCTATTTTAATTAAGGCGTTCGATTTTAACTATTATTCCTATAATACTAATAACTACGATAGTGCGTTCCAGCCTTTCTTCGATATTAAAAATGTTTTTAGCCACAGGGATTCAATCCATACTTTGCATAAGCTCGGAATTGTGTCTGGTACTTCTCCACATACTTATAGTCCGAATAAAGCAATTACAAGAGCACAAGCTGCTGTTTTGATTACGAAAGCGGAAAAAGTACGCTCTGAAACAATTACCTTACAAGCAAGTGATTATGATTGGAGTTATTTTACCGGATATGACGATTATCATGACCTATTTGATGGCGAAAAAAATGAAAAAGAAGTCATTGTCCGAGTTATCCCTAATCGTACAACAAAAGACACTCTTCAATTAGTACCAATAAAAGAGGGGACACAAAAATTATCCCTAACAGGGGAATATGATTTTCCAACAGGAGAGAAATCTGAAAAAGGCTTAAAATATTACGTTCACGTTAACTCTGATAATGGTAAATTAACGGTTAACTTTGAAGAAACAAACGATGTCATTCCAGCCCCAACTTTCTTGAAAGTAAAGCAAACCTCTATAGAGAATATTAAGTTGGAGACAATGGATGGTACGTTAGTGAACAGCTCATTAAAATACGAAGTGACAAAGAAATCCGAGTATGAGAAAGTAGTATCAATCCCTGTTGTAAAGACAGGTGAATTAATTGCTACAGTAACCTATACGGACGGGACTTCTAATAGGTATGGAATTCTCAGCACGCTTTCTTTAGCTCAATTCTATCCACGTACCGGCGTTATTAAAGAATCTAACAACGTGACTGTAGATTTGTCTGAAAAACAAGGAAACTTTACAAAATACGAACTACAAAAGAATTCTGGAATTATTGAGGTTACGAGAGACGGAAACACAAATGTGTTTCATATTACAGGATTGAAGGATGGATATGAATTCATTAAATTTCCGAACAGTGACAATACTAAAGAAGGAGAAATTTTAGGCTTAGATGTTTACGTAAAAACCATTGGTAAAATTGTTAACCTTGAAATAGATACCTTCAATTACGATGATCAATTTCGTTAA
- a CDS encoding heavy metal translocating P-type ATPase: MSDSCCKTQKTKEEASTFNGFEITAIDSKSHSSTTCCESTSKNEEATINTSCCSTVNEKAETITFEESKKEKEEYRVHGMDCPSCATTLEKGIRRLKEVQDATVHYGTSKLQVVGTNGFTFDVLEQEVQKLGFHVEPITQKKGSKTDTFEVAGMDCGNCAQSIANHVNKIPSVHNVQVSFATGKMKVDHDDHVENIISEVAKIGYKASLVTNIKKQESPPTQKHEYGLITFTGILIAFGFLGSYLDLPSILSSLLYAVAIGISGYKPFKSAFYAIKSRSLDMNVLMSVAVIGAVIIGEWFEGATVIWLFALGTTLQNRSIEQTRRSIRNLMDLAPSEAWIKDGVQLVKKPVEEVQVGDIVVIKPGDRVPLDGTILTGESSINQAPITGESIPVDKFEGDSVYAGTINESGSLEVEVTNLVEDTTISKIIHLVEEAQEQKAPTQAFIDKFASIYTPVVFVIALIVIVAPPLFGLGTWGEWVYKGLALLVVACPCALVISTPVAIVSAIGNAAKNGVLVKGGTFLEKAGAVNAIAFDKTGTLTEGKPKVSSVHALTTSEENLLSIALTLEDYSTHPIAKAIADHARNGGILAQNGSGFKNIVGKGVQATIDDTVYYAGNIRLFEELNLSLDSLRSDVDQWQSQGKSVVIIGTNSKILGVITVSDTLRKTTVQALTGLKQVGMKQVIMLTGDNKGTAKMISNEVNVTRYFAELLPEDKVNAIKSLQQEGYKVAMVGDGINDAPALATSDLGIAMGGAGTDTAMETADIVLMADNMEKLPHTVKLSRKALAIIKQNIWFSIIVKLAALVFIFPGWLTLWMAVLSDTGAAIIVILNSFRLLKMKD; this comes from the coding sequence ATGTCAGATTCATGCTGCAAAACACAGAAAACGAAAGAAGAAGCGTCTACCTTTAATGGCTTTGAAATAACAGCTATTGATTCCAAATCGCATTCAAGTACCACTTGCTGTGAAAGCACATCAAAAAACGAAGAAGCCACTATAAATACTTCCTGTTGCTCTACAGTAAATGAAAAAGCTGAAACCATCACATTCGAAGAAAGTAAAAAAGAAAAAGAGGAATATCGGGTACACGGTATGGATTGCCCTTCCTGTGCAACAACCCTGGAAAAAGGAATTCGGCGGTTGAAGGAAGTCCAAGATGCTACGGTCCATTATGGGACAAGTAAATTACAGGTTGTAGGGACCAACGGCTTCACGTTTGACGTTTTAGAACAAGAAGTTCAAAAGCTTGGTTTTCATGTAGAGCCTATCACTCAAAAGAAAGGTTCCAAAACAGATACGTTTGAAGTAGCGGGAATGGATTGCGGGAATTGTGCGCAAAGCATCGCAAACCACGTGAATAAGATTCCCTCTGTCCATAATGTTCAGGTTAGCTTTGCAACCGGAAAAATGAAGGTGGATCACGATGACCATGTAGAAAATATTATATCGGAAGTCGCTAAAATCGGGTACAAAGCTTCTCTAGTAACAAACATAAAAAAACAAGAATCACCCCCTACACAAAAACATGAATACGGTTTGATTACTTTCACTGGAATACTAATCGCCTTTGGGTTTCTGGGATCTTATTTGGACTTACCGTCTATTCTTTCCAGTCTTCTTTATGCAGTTGCCATTGGAATAAGTGGATATAAACCTTTTAAGAGTGCTTTTTATGCCATAAAAAGTCGGTCTTTAGATATGAATGTGTTAATGTCTGTAGCAGTGATTGGGGCTGTTATTATTGGGGAGTGGTTTGAAGGAGCAACTGTTATTTGGCTCTTCGCATTAGGGACCACACTCCAGAACCGATCGATTGAACAGACGAGAAGATCAATCCGCAATCTAATGGACCTAGCTCCATCAGAAGCATGGATTAAGGATGGTGTTCAATTAGTCAAAAAGCCCGTTGAAGAAGTTCAAGTAGGCGACATTGTTGTAATTAAACCGGGCGATAGAGTCCCTTTAGATGGAACGATATTAACTGGTGAATCCAGTATCAATCAAGCTCCGATTACGGGGGAATCCATCCCTGTCGATAAGTTCGAAGGCGATTCCGTTTATGCCGGAACAATCAACGAAAGCGGATCCTTAGAAGTCGAAGTAACAAACCTAGTAGAAGATACAACCATTTCTAAGATTATTCATTTAGTAGAGGAAGCACAGGAACAAAAAGCTCCTACCCAAGCGTTTATTGATAAGTTTGCTAGTATATACACACCTGTTGTTTTCGTAATTGCACTAATCGTTATAGTTGCGCCACCATTATTCGGATTGGGTACATGGGGAGAATGGGTGTACAAAGGTCTGGCTTTATTAGTCGTTGCCTGCCCTTGCGCACTCGTGATTTCAACACCAGTAGCGATTGTTTCCGCAATTGGAAATGCAGCTAAAAATGGCGTCTTAGTCAAAGGTGGAACCTTTTTAGAAAAAGCAGGTGCTGTTAATGCGATTGCCTTTGATAAAACAGGAACGCTGACAGAAGGGAAACCAAAAGTATCTTCTGTTCACGCACTCACCACATCTGAAGAAAACTTGTTATCGATTGCTTTAACATTAGAAGATTACTCAACCCATCCAATCGCTAAAGCCATCGCCGACCATGCAAGAAACGGAGGGATTTTGGCGCAAAATGGATCCGGGTTTAAGAATATTGTTGGAAAAGGCGTTCAAGCAACTATCGATGATACTGTGTATTATGCAGGTAATATACGGTTATTTGAAGAGCTTAATCTTTCCCTCGATTCATTACGATCTGATGTGGACCAATGGCAATCACAAGGAAAATCTGTTGTCATTATCGGAACGAACTCTAAGATCCTTGGTGTAATTACCGTTTCAGACACCCTCAGAAAAACAACCGTGCAAGCCTTAACCGGTTTAAAGCAAGTCGGAATGAAGCAGGTTATTATGCTTACTGGAGATAATAAAGGCACGGCGAAAATGATTTCAAACGAAGTAAATGTGACTCGTTACTTTGCGGAATTATTACCAGAAGATAAAGTGAATGCGATCAAATCCTTACAACAAGAAGGTTACAAAGTGGCAATGGTTGGTGATGGAATCAATGATGCCCCTGCTCTTGCAACTTCTGACTTAGGAATTGCAATGGGGGGGGCAGGAACAGATACAGCAATGGAAACAGCGGACATCGTCTTGATGGCGGATAACATGGAAAAGCTACCGCATACCGTTAAATTAAGTCGAAAAGCTCTAGCTATCATCAAACAAAACATTTGGTTTTCTATTATCGTAAAGCTTGCAGCCTTAGTATTCATTTTCCCAGGTTGGCTAACACTTTGGATGGCTGTGCTAAGCGATACAGGTGCAGCGATTATCGTTATTTTAAATTCATTTCGGTTGTTGAAAATGAAAGATTAA
- a CDS encoding ArsR/SmtB family transcription factor: MLKTNLDTKVKFLHGFANKTRIQILDCIKQQEKTVSQIVEELSGNQSNISQHLSCLKECGLIKGRQEGKYTYYSLRNQQVLDLLSMFDTILEDIGENIANCEHHME, encoded by the coding sequence ATGCTAAAAACAAATTTGGACACAAAAGTAAAATTTCTACACGGATTTGCAAATAAAACAAGAATTCAAATCTTAGATTGTATAAAGCAACAAGAAAAAACGGTATCGCAAATTGTAGAAGAGTTGAGTGGAAATCAATCCAATATCTCCCAGCACCTTTCCTGTCTAAAAGAATGCGGATTAATTAAAGGGAGACAAGAAGGAAAATATACCTATTACAGTCTTCGAAATCAACAAGTGCTTGATTTGTTATCCATGTTCGATACTATTCTTGAAGATATTGGTGAAAACATTGCAAATTGTGAACATCACATGGAATAG
- a CDS encoding DsbA family protein: MKDKKKSPIQLMVILTIVLIVLIVSLVVLNNKKENTEGVQTFDQAPSIEGQPTLGDSDAPVTVVEFGDFKCPSCKAWGESVYPQLVKDYVDTGKVKFSFINVLFHGEESERASLAAEAVYQQSPEDYWTFHKALFSEQPEDHSAEWVTIDKMLEVAETIPTIDGNQLESSMQSEEIAEKVQRDAALVEEFNVELTPTIMINNKMVEDPFDYEKIKSVIEEALEEN, encoded by the coding sequence ATGAAAGATAAAAAGAAATCACCCATTCAACTAATGGTTATTTTAACGATCGTCCTTATTGTTTTAATTGTCTCTTTAGTCGTGTTAAACAATAAAAAAGAAAATACAGAAGGGGTTCAAACTTTTGACCAAGCCCCTTCAATAGAGGGGCAGCCTACATTGGGAGACAGCGATGCTCCTGTTACTGTAGTGGAATTTGGAGACTTTAAATGTCCATCTTGTAAGGCGTGGGGAGAATCGGTTTATCCTCAACTAGTAAAGGATTATGTAGATACGGGGAAGGTTAAATTCTCCTTCATTAATGTGTTGTTCCATGGGGAAGAATCGGAACGTGCATCTCTTGCTGCAGAAGCTGTCTATCAACAAAGCCCAGAGGATTACTGGACATTCCACAAAGCTTTATTTAGTGAACAACCTGAGGATCATAGCGCAGAATGGGTGACTATAGACAAGATGTTAGAGGTAGCGGAGACGATTCCTACCATTGATGGAAATCAACTAGAATCGAGTATGCAAAGTGAGGAAATAGCAGAAAAAGTACAGCGGGACGCTGCGCTCGTAGAGGAATTTAATGTAGAGCTTACTCCAACTATTATGATTAATAATAAGATGGTAGAAGATCCGTTTGATTATGAAAAGATAAAAAGTGTAATTGAGGAAGCGTTAGAGGAGAACTAA
- a CDS encoding disulfide oxidoreductase: protein MNSIRQFSLYGAWIVAVVATLGSLYFSEIREFIPCELCWYQRILMYPLSLILGIATFRDDKSVKKYVLPMAVIGWCISLFHYLEQKVPGFAEIKPCKNGVLCSAEYINWMGFVTIPFLAWTAFTLIIVCMAFTRPSK from the coding sequence ATGAATAGTATTAGACAGTTTTCTCTTTACGGTGCTTGGATTGTTGCAGTAGTTGCTACTTTAGGAAGCTTGTATTTTAGTGAAATAAGAGAGTTTATTCCTTGTGAATTATGCTGGTATCAAAGAATTTTAATGTACCCCTTATCTTTAATATTAGGGATAGCCACCTTTCGGGATGATAAGTCTGTTAAAAAATATGTACTTCCAATGGCAGTGATTGGCTGGTGTATTTCGCTTTTTCATTATTTGGAGCAAAAAGTACCGGGGTTTGCAGAGATTAAGCCATGTAAGAATGGAGTACTTTGTAGTGCGGAATATATTAACTGGATGGGCTTTGTGACCATTCCATTTTTGGCATGGACAGCCTTTACTTTGATTATTGTCTGCATGGCTTTCACAAGACCTTCTAAATAA
- a CDS encoding hemolysin family protein: protein MSIEILFLIVLIFLNAFFAASEIALISLNDNKVKMMAESGDKKAILLQSLLSEPSKFLATIQVGITLAGFLASAFAAGSFAGQLAAFLHEVGAPISVDVLETISVVIITLILSYFTLVFGELVPKRIAMNKAEPIAMFVVRPLHILAKMTAPFVKLLTLSTNGLVRLFGIDPNMNESEVTEEEIRMMVDVGEERGAIQDAEKQMINNIFDFDNTLVSNIMIHRTNITAISIGSTLDDIVEFVKREKYTRYPVFEESIDNIIGILNVKDLFSFIEQGKMADFEMKQILRSPYFVPDSRMADDLFHDMQKNKRHIAIVIDEYGGTAGIITLEDLLEEIVGNIFDEHDEEEFEYKQIDDNTFIFSGMMNLVDVSKVVDEVFPTDDFDTLSGFIIGQLGYVLNDGMGTSRTVTYNNLELTVLEADEKKINRVKLQRVL, encoded by the coding sequence TTGTCGATAGAAATCCTGTTTTTGATTGTTTTAATCTTTTTAAATGCCTTTTTTGCAGCATCCGAAATCGCTTTAATATCATTGAATGATAATAAAGTAAAAATGATGGCAGAGTCAGGAGATAAAAAGGCGATATTACTACAGTCATTATTATCAGAACCGAGTAAATTTTTAGCCACCATTCAAGTTGGAATTACATTAGCTGGATTTTTAGCTAGTGCTTTTGCAGCCGGTAGTTTCGCGGGGCAATTAGCTGCTTTTTTACATGAGGTAGGTGCACCAATTTCTGTTGACGTGTTAGAAACGATATCAGTTGTAATTATTACCTTGATCTTATCGTATTTTACACTCGTGTTCGGTGAACTAGTTCCGAAGCGAATTGCAATGAATAAGGCAGAACCTATTGCCATGTTTGTTGTAAGGCCACTTCACATTTTGGCGAAAATGACAGCTCCCTTCGTGAAATTACTTACCCTTTCAACAAATGGACTCGTTCGTTTGTTTGGAATTGATCCAAATATGAATGAATCCGAAGTAACGGAAGAAGAGATACGAATGATGGTAGATGTCGGAGAAGAACGAGGAGCAATACAAGATGCTGAGAAACAGATGATCAACAATATCTTTGATTTTGATAATACGCTTGTCTCGAATATCATGATTCATAGAACAAACATAACCGCTATTTCGATTGGATCCACCCTCGATGATATAGTCGAATTCGTAAAACGCGAAAAATACACAAGATATCCTGTATTTGAAGAATCGATAGATAATATTATCGGGATTCTGAATGTGAAGGACTTATTCTCCTTTATTGAACAAGGGAAAATGGCCGATTTCGAAATGAAACAGATATTAAGAAGTCCGTATTTTGTTCCGGATTCTAGAATGGCGGACGACCTATTCCATGATATGCAGAAAAATAAGAGGCATATAGCAATTGTGATAGATGAGTATGGTGGCACGGCAGGAATTATTACGTTGGAGGATCTTCTTGAGGAAATCGTTGGAAATATATTTGATGAGCATGATGAAGAAGAATTTGAATATAAGCAGATTGATGACAACACCTTTATTTTTAGTGGGATGATGAATCTTGTGGATGTTAGTAAAGTAGTAGATGAAGTCTTCCCGACGGATGATTTTGACACCCTTAGCGGTTTCATTATTGGTCAACTCGGATATGTCTTGAACGATGGGATGGGTACATCAAGAACTGTGACATACAATAATTTAGAGTTAACGGTTCTTGAAGCAGATGAAAAGAAGATCAACAGAGTAAAGCTTCAGCGCGTGTTATAG
- a CDS encoding DUF2975 domain-containing protein, translating to MERAKTILLKIAVCIIGITVLALCIFWLPWQANVLAKMYPEFAYLQYPLLIGLYVTAIPFFFALYQAFRLLNYIDNDIAFSKLSVKALRKIQYCAITICFLYVAGFILLTSQNASNPGILLIGLIIAFSSGVIAVFTAVLQKLLKNALDIKSENDLTV from the coding sequence GTGGAACGAGCGAAAACAATCTTGTTAAAAATTGCAGTTTGCATCATAGGCATTACGGTACTTGCTTTATGTATATTTTGGTTGCCTTGGCAAGCCAATGTATTAGCAAAAATGTATCCAGAGTTTGCTTATTTGCAATATCCACTTTTAATCGGTTTGTATGTTACGGCAATTCCATTTTTCTTTGCTCTGTACCAGGCTTTTAGACTTTTAAATTATATTGATAACGATATTGCTTTCTCGAAGTTATCTGTAAAAGCGTTGAGAAAAATACAATACTGTGCAATTACAATCTGTTTCTTGTATGTCGCAGGTTTTATCTTACTTACATCACAAAATGCATCTAATCCAGGTATATTGCTCATCGGATTAATAATTGCTTTTTCTTCTGGTGTTATTGCAGTTTTCACTGCTGTTCTTCAAAAACTCTTAAAAAATGCTCTTGATATAAAATCAGAAAATGATTTAACTGTTTGA
- a CDS encoding helix-turn-helix domain-containing protein: MAIIINIDVMLAKRKMSVTELSQRVGITMANLSILKNGKAKAIRFSTLEAICKALDCQPGDILEYQNDNDHK; this comes from the coding sequence ATGGCAATTATAATCAACATTGACGTGATGTTAGCAAAAAGAAAAATGAGTGTCACCGAACTCTCGCAGAGAGTCGGAATAACAATGGCTAATCTTTCTATTTTGAAAAATGGAAAGGCAAAAGCGATTCGCTTCTCTACCTTAGAAGCTATCTGTAAGGCGTTAGACTGTCAACCAGGTGATATTCTTGAATATCAAAATGACAATGACCACAAATAA